The Haliaeetus albicilla chromosome 9, bHalAlb1.1, whole genome shotgun sequence genomic sequence TTATCCCCGCAGTTTTGCTGTGTGTCACATGAGGGAACTTCTTCTGACTCAGAGGTATGGTTAATGCAGCAATGTTTAATGGATTTATGTCCAAGATTTAATGGAGAGACTTATAAAGTGGAAGCAGGATTCTGTTGCTGTTTAAGGCAGTTAAAGGGAAGACCTTCAGAAGTGGTTCTATCCAGTGACAGTTACTAGTTAACAAGAAGTTATTAACGTAACTGGCTTAAAGTTCTTGGCTGACAAGAAAGAGACTAAAAAGCCAAGGACTCCTGGTAAAAAATGATGAATTAACCAAATGTTGTAGGAGCTTACAGAACTATAAATTAtctggagaagggaaaggggcagaggggtttcattattttttgcaaTAGAGGACTTTAGGGGAGCACTCGTCAGTGCACATTTAAATCAAGAGAGTGTATTTTTCATAAGTATTAAATTGTAAAACTCATTGTAACTAGATGTTGCAGAAGATGAAAGATAAAcagatttgggggaaaaaaccaacccaaatcAAATTAGTGGAAGACAGGTCCATTGAAGGCTAACAACGGTCGGATGTAACGTCAAACTCAGCATCTGGGCAATACAACCAGAGAACAGTTGTTTTTCCTTATCCCTAGTcattcttggcttttttttccccggtCATTTGTTACTGGCTATTGGGAGAGCCAGGATACTGGGCTAACTGGACATGGAGCTAGCCTGATCCAGGGCAGCTGTTTGTCTACTTGGAAATGCTGAACGTAAATTGTAGCCAGTAATATCAGTGCCCCCGGGTCTAGGCTTGCATTAGGACATCTTCTTTTTGGGCTCCGAGCCTCACCGCTAACAGGTAATGAGGAGTTACTCAGGCATGCTGGCACTGAGCTCATACAGTCACTCAGCAAAGAGGAGAGGATGGTTTTAGAGAAGCATTAGCTGCTGTTTTTGCAAGCTGGAAAAGCAAATCAGGTAGTCTGCCCTGTGATTAGTCAGTGCTTCAAAGGTGACCCTTTCTAACATGAGCAATAGCTCTGCTTTCAACTGCTTCTCAGCTTGCTCTGTGAGAAATCGTCTGCAAAGAGATGTTTGTACTTGTTAGTCTTCCATCATCAGGCCAAGAATGGGGGCGTTGGCTGTGGAGATATCTTCCAGTGGTTTTCATCTCTTTTTGATACCTTATTTGTGGTATTAAAATGCCCTTTATGGAAGGACCACTAGAGAAGTTTTTATATCTCGTCTGTATCTTCAAATGAAAGTCCATCTGTTTTAATACAGGTTTGGTTTTAAACTGTTTAAATCGGAGTGGCAGTTGTATAGAATGTTATTATAGACCAAAGCAAGCTTTATTCCTGTAGGTGAAAGGTATCCCTGAAATGGTGCATAATACTCATCTAACTAGATGCAAGAGCTTAAATCAATTTTGTTAAATGTATACAAACATTTTACTGTTGGTCTGGTTTGGGTTCAAGATAGTAGGCAATATGCTCTCTGAACAGTGTTCACCTCTGCTATGGAAGTACTGATCATGTTCATATGAATTTGCTCTagtaaggaaaaaatacatctaATATTAAAGACATTGAGACTTATTTGATATTCTCAGCCAGTGGTGCAGATGAGCTATAGAGCAGACACCCTGTGCTAGTCATGTCTTTTCAGAATAGAGCTCAGTCAAAATGAAAGCTTAGCAATGCAAAGTAGAAATTCCTGAGCAGAGACATTAatattactttgcattttacaAACTGCCTCTTCTTGAGAGCCAGTGGAGTGAAAAAGAGTCTTAAGGTTGGTGTAACTGATAATTTGTTGAGCAAAGCACAGTCATGGAGGGCTGCTGTACTGTCAAATAAGATGAAATTAATAGTTTGACAAGAATAgcttgggggaggagggatggcAGAAAGACGGAAAATAGGAAATCAGAACCAAGCTGTTCAGGAAACTGAGAATGGGGGGGAAAATCTTTATAGAAGAGGGGGAGCTGGAGGGCAGAGGCGTGACAAGGAAGACTTGCACTTCAAATTTTGCACAGGTTGCAGTGCAACAGCGTGGAATTCAGGGAGGTTAGCACTGAGGCTGCAGTAGCCAAAGCAAGACTTACCTAAGGCATGGGATGGTATTTCTGAATGTTAGGAATGAatctgtataaataaataagctcAAATGTTCCCTGTGAGCTAGAGCTATGCCCTCATAGTAGGGCTGAATTCTTGTGGGTTTACTTGTTAAAATTACATGGCCCTGTAATTACACCCTCTTTTTGAAGGGTACGTGTCATTGCATTGGTTAGAGGGGTAGACATTATCTTTAGCCGTTCTTCCCCTTTTAGACTGCAAGAAATGTGTAATTGCAGGTTTGAGCCAGGACTTTTATTCCCCAAAGTCTCCTGCATCCCCAAAATTCATGGTTAGTGAGTCAGTCCTTCTCTTATTCCAGCAGATGGTGCAGACTATTCAGGGACGGAGGCTCCCAGAAGCATTCTGGTCCTTCCTTTGAGGGAAGGCAGACTTCCcgattgaggaaaacactgccAGAAGGATGGCCCTTGTGCTCTGTAAGTGCTATTTCGCAAAAAACAGAGCACCATCCTTGTTACCCAGAAGCTGAGGGAGTTCGGAAGCAGAATCTACTATGGACAGCAGTTGTTTTGTACAGAAATAGCTGCAGCATGGCAGGCTATGGTGAGTTAGACCAATATTTTTAAGTGGTAGGATGGCTTGGTTGGGTGGAGGGTTCCCAAGATTCTTTCATGGTAGCTTATTTCAGACGTGCACTGCTACCTCAGAACAAGGACCCAGGGAGCTGTGCCCATCTCAGACAAAAGTGAAGCTGTAACGGGACATTGCCTTTTGCCAAAACAGGGCAAAAGCAGACATTCAGCTACAGGCGTCAAAATctgcccctccttcccctgGAAGCTGTCCCAACCATCCATAGCATTGTGCTGTGGAGCCAGGAGTATCCCTGCAACAAATTGCAGATATCAGATGCCAGATCAGCACTTTTGAACCTCCTAATAGATACCAGCAATGGTCAGGTTTTGCCTAAGAGAAAGGTTAAGGACTGTCACATCACTGCTTATCACTGCATTGCTGCTCACAGGCAAAGTACCCTCCTGTCCCTATGCCACTGAGCTCATGCCCTAATTCAGGGAATTCTGTCCATTCCACAAAGCCAGTTCTGACCCAGTGAGCATTCCCTCCACGCTCTGCAGGTGAGATGCCCAGAACTTATTGGACTCGGTCCTTGGACAGTCTTTACAGATTAGCCATTTCACCTCACAGCCCCTGTTGTCCTCTGTGATGAGGTGTAGCAAAAAACAGATCCTTTGCAAGAGCCCCTCCTTTCCATCTGTCATGCCctgacttttttcctcccaatcTTTGCAATTATTCAAGCTgtgtgccttttttctttctctgttggGTCTTTCAATGCAACACCTTAAGCAAATATATTCTGCTTTACTCTTTATTATTCTGCCAAcataaaaattactaaaaaacaCTTTATAAAATACGTCTCAAAATCTAGCATCACCCAAGAACCTAGAGTTTCCCAGGAAGAGGGCTGGAGATAAGGATCCAAAGGGGTTTCCCACTGCAGACCCTCCCACATCAGATCCCAATAGCCAAGCAGTGGGAAAAGGGAATCTTTGAAAAGAGCCTGTGCCTGGAAATGGCTGTGATGCATCCTAGAGAAGACAACTAGTTACTAGTCCAGTTGATCTAGAGATTGTTTTCTAGGTGGATACAAATGGTTTTCAGAGGAACACTTTGAGGGAGACTTGTTCACAGGAACTGCGGAAGGAAGAGCCATATTAATATCTCTGGCTGTTGTCCAAGCTGCCAGATGCTAATGATGATTCCAGGCTACGGGGGCCTCTAATAAGAGCTTAATAAAGACTCTAATAAGAGTCTGGGGACAAGGAAGTCTCCCTTCCAGGACTGAGAGCCCTGGAAGGGAAATCCAGGCAGAGCAAGCTTTTCAGGTTCAACAGAGGGGAACCCCAGCCTGGAGAAGCTCGTCAAGGCTGGAATGGGCTATCCCAGAACTGGTCTCTAGGAATCtgtaaaggaaaacagcaagggTTGCCTTCTGTGGCCTCAGAGGGAGGTCTCCAAGGACAGGAGGCCTCTTTTAGCTGGTCCAAAGGGTCAGGTAGCAGTCCCAGAACACTTagcctctcctcctctcttaTTTGGGCATGGGGTCTGTTGCTTCACGTGAGTCCCGTGGCTCTTTTATCTGGGGAGCAGCATTGGGGTTAGGGTTCTGGACGCTGCCTATAAAAAGCGGGATGCCTGTTTCATCTTCAAAGATAACGAAGATGAAGGGCCGATCAAGGCTGAAGGCAGAGACCGAGCGTGAAATTGCAACACTGGTAGCAGCAGATGCTTCCACCCCATCTTCTTTAAGCTCCAGGGCAGACTGATGCTGTATACTGGATACAAAGAGAGGTTCATCTGCGATCTTCTGGAGATTTGGGCTTGTGAACAGCTCCTGGAGGCCTACAGAGAAATGAGACTAAGTTAACCTTTCCCAGTTGGTACCACCAGCTCTGATTTTTCTCAAAGCTGTGCAAAGAAAGCAATTGCCTAATTTGTTGCTATGTGTGTTGTCCACCGTGGAGGACCGGAGAACTGGcaggcaagagaaacaaaagctgAAGTCCAGCTCTGGGGAATATGAAGAGCTGAGGGtaccaaaaccagaacagttTTCATAAGCTTTGTCCACGTCTTTTAGAATAGTAGTGTAAGAACTTAGAGCCTTCCTTAAAAAGCAGTAGCAAGTTTGAAGGCTCTTTCTTGCTAGGCTGGAAACACTTTtacagagattatttttttaagcacttctgcaaaacaaagtaAACTCTTAATTTATTCTCATCTGGAAATGCAGTGCGTggtgttttatttcagtaagcTCTCAGTTCCAGGTTTTGTGATCTGCGTTCTCTCTGTTGGCAATTTCTATGTCCTGGACAATATGTTAAATGACAAGAGGTAAAGGTTGGTGCATGGGAGGAAGTTGGTCTTGGCTACAAATAGGGGAATAGGAAGAACCTGTAAAGATTGTGAGGAACTGTGAAAGCTGCCTTCTCCATAGTATCATCTTGTTGGAGCAAAACATTTGGTGCTAGGCAAGCAAAGAgtaaggaggaggagaggaataAGAGATGAAAGTTTGGATGTTATCTGAAGCAAGCTGTGAGGCACAGCTTTAGAAACAAGGATGGCAGTTTTTAGTGTCAGTGAACAGATGCCATATAGATTGATCAGCTTCACTTACTCTGTGCAAGTCTTGTTAGAGGCCTTACCCATTTGACTGAGAACCTTGTTGAGTTCCAGCTGGTAGTCCAGTTTTATTTTGGGGATCTTCACTGTGGTGGGTACCTCGTTGGGGAAAAGCTTGCATAGTTGTTCATAAGGGAGGTTCTCCAGCACATAAGAGTTATTCCAAGTATACTGGTTTGGTACAATGACCACAAAACTCATGTTACTCTTAAAGGGAAACTTGGCCACCTGGAAATAAAGCCAACCAGAATTtatggaagaggaaggaaagtcCAGAAAGTGATGCTTTTAATTTAGTCTTTTTCTAATTGGTCTACAGAGCCAGTCTAGGTGTCTGAGAAAAACAGCCTAGTGGGAAGGAGGTATCTGATTTCTTCAGGGGAGAATGTTTGTTGGAATAACAGCATCGGATTTTAGTTATTTAGCTATTGACTGGTAAAGATTGAACACATGGTGGGGTGGAAGCCGACGTGCACTAACATTGTACCCACTCTGGCTGTATTCTGAAGGGCTCCAACAGTACATATGCTGTCTGAGGGAACTCCTTTCCATATTTCCTCATTTATCTTTAACTCAGGGCTTTAAATCTCCATTAATTCCCACTTAGTGGGAATCTCTCCCTGTGGTTTTCCCTAGAGATTGAGAATGAAGATTCAACATTCTTACTAGAAGCAAGGACAAAGGATGCTTATTAAATTTTTCTGTGCTATGcctgttaaaatacatttggttCTTGGAGAGAATAGTTGCAGTCAGTGAAATACAATAGCGAGAAGAAATTCCAGTCAAAACTTGCAGTGCTCCTAATAGAGCCCTACCTGAATGTCCTGAGACTCCAGTGTAAACCAGCTCAGGGGGTACTTCTGGGCTTTCATCATCTCAACTGGGACCACGAACTCATTGTCAAGGTGGAATACATCTGGCCCAGTGAAGCTAGCATCAAACCGACTCCTCCAAAACCCTatcaaaataaaagtttagAATTCAACGAAGTTAAATTTAGgtaggaaaacagaaactgcCTAGCTGACACTCCTCCTATCATGAGTTCTCCAACAAGGCAGATAGTGACCAGGCAGGTAGAAATACAGCAAAGAGAAGTCAGTACCAAGGCTGGAAGACCCTTAACAGCACAAAGCTCTTCTCTTCCAGAGAGGGACTATAGAATAGCAAAAAGAATGAGGATTAATCCTCATGCCTCAGTGTGGGAGATTACTGAAGGCTATGAAGATAAAGTAATGGATGTTTGCACTTTGAAAAATGGAGTATTGCCTTTGTGCTGTCTAGGGTGAAACAGTGCTCTAAAACCAAACTAACGCATTTGCAGATTTACCCCAGAAGTAAGTGTTCGGTCTGTTTCCATGCACAACCCTCAGGGAATTAAAAGAGGAAGATGTGCCTGACCACTGTGCTGTAGTCAAAAAGAGATCCACAGAAGCTGCCTCCAAGCTCTGTGGTTGGTGTGTAGTGAGTTGCATGTGACCTGGTTAAGAAGAGCAGTGATGTGCCGCTGTCTGGGATCCTGAACCACGAGGCAAAAATACTGCAGGTTCCACCTGCTGCGTTCCAGCTCTGCTATCAAGTAACATTTTTAGCACATGTGAAGCAGTTTGGAATCATTACTGTAAAGAAATCTAAGCAAGAGCAATGGCAGATGTACAAGGAAAGAACAAGCAGATTGACTAGCAGGAAGCAATGAAAGGAGATGCCATTCAGCTACAGTGCTGGTGGAAAACTAGTAGATTTTGAACTATTCCTCTGGATGATCAGGCTTGAAAAGTAAGGCCTGTGGAGCTCACCGTGGAAATGGATTGCATTGAGCAAGAGCATCACTGTGTTTTCAGGGAGCTGCTGTAGGAAGGTGGGTATTTGCCCATTAGTTGCTTCCTTTACCCACTTGTTTATGGCTATGAGGTCATCCTCACTGATCCCAGAAAGGGTCATGGGCTTTGCCTTGTAGAATTTCTCTGAATCCTCCAGGAACTTCTCTTTCAC encodes the following:
- the SERPINF2 gene encoding alpha-2-antiplasmin isoform X2 produces the protein MVFLWGLWLLCLSVLHSHLRFSSAYAIEQKRLFLDKDGELKDVKSAGVVQSALQEAIPPMPSAGMADITYDNFQEIDGPMLPFTTALPGMRNDWNPEDEVIAGAVGCHEQQPSEETASSEEEGEAEDKNCEMTWKKSQRLADGLMRFSIDLLREVQLESNRTNVILSPFSIALALSHLALGAANQTEKHLLQAMHLESVPCLHHMLGTLRRRLAESTLSLASRLYLQKGFEVKEKFLEDSEKFYKAKPMTLSGISEDDLIAINKWVKEATNGQIPTFLQQLPENTVMLLLNAIHFHGFWRSRFDASFTGPDVFHLDNEFVVPVEMMKAQKYPLSWFTLESQDIQVAKFPFKSNMSFVVIVPNQYTWNNSYVLENLPYEQLCKLFPNEVPTTVKIPKIKLDYQLELNKVLSQMGLQELFTSPNLQKIADEPLFVSSIQHQSALELKEDGVEASAATSVAISRSVSAFSLDRPFIFVIFEDETGIPLFIGSVQNPNPNAAPQIKEPRDSREATDPMPK
- the SERPINF2 gene encoding alpha-2-antiplasmin isoform X1, with protein sequence MNNLRNMVFLWGLWLLCLSVLHSHLRFSSAYAIEQKRLFLDKDGELKDVKSAGVVQSALQEAIPPMPSAGMADITYDNFQEIDGPMLPFTTALPGMRNDWNPEDEVIAGAVGCHEQQPSEETASSEEEGEAEDKNCEMTWKKSQRLADGLMRFSIDLLREVQLESNRTNVILSPFSIALALSHLALGAANQTEKHLLQAMHLESVPCLHHMLGTLRRRLAESTLSLASRLYLQKGFEVKEKFLEDSEKFYKAKPMTLSGISEDDLIAINKWVKEATNGQIPTFLQQLPENTVMLLLNAIHFHGFWRSRFDASFTGPDVFHLDNEFVVPVEMMKAQKYPLSWFTLESQDIQVAKFPFKSNMSFVVIVPNQYTWNNSYVLENLPYEQLCKLFPNEVPTTVKIPKIKLDYQLELNKVLSQMGLQELFTSPNLQKIADEPLFVSSIQHQSALELKEDGVEASAATSVAISRSVSAFSLDRPFIFVIFEDETGIPLFIGSVQNPNPNAAPQIKEPRDSREATDPMPK